A region of Sugiyamaella lignohabitans strain CBS 10342 chromosome A, complete sequence DNA encodes the following proteins:
- the PRP5 gene encoding DEAD-box RNA helicase PRP5 (RNA helicase in the DEAD-box family; necessary for prespliceosome formation, bridges U1 and U2 snRNPs and enables stable U2 snRNP association with intron RNA; GO_component: GO:0005634 - nucleus [Evidence IEA,IEA]; GO_component: GO:0005634 - nucleus [Evidence IDA] [PMID 14562095]; GO_function: GO:0005524 - ATP binding [Evidence IEA,IEA]; GO_function: GO:0008026 - ATP-dependent helicase activity [Evidence IEA]; GO_function: GO:0008186 - RNA-dependent ATPase activity [Evidence IDA] [PMID 8969184]; GO_function: GO:0004386 - helicase activity [Evidence IEA,IEA]; GO_function: GO:0016787 - hydrolase activity [Evidence IEA]; GO_function: GO:0003676 - nucleic acid binding [Evidence IEA]; GO_function: GO:0000166 - nucleotide binding [Evidence IEA]; GO_process: GO:0006200 - ATP catabolic process [Evidence IEA]; GO_process: GO:0008380 - RNA splicing [Evidence IEA]; GO_process: GO:0000348 - mRNA branch site recognition [Evidence TAS] [PMID 9476892]; GO_process: GO:0006397 - mRNA processing [Evidence IEA]) translates to MSDYRDRYSHRESDRYGRRDDYRHDRRREYDRENGRDRYRDRYSSNHERDRDGDRKRDRPSHHEIEGKSDREYHDHRSHDERDTNSRLRTSPERKNRSVSPVKRREVAPTPETKSPVPGSTNPVTSTTELTEKKQEKLRARQEKLRLWQLKKESEAAEKRRSESPSDDIKGSTTPNEKGTENGSVPGSRRENNQVKQENKPKQLQTSQTAFKTTDNTKANLKLGFGPNNGPKKAAIKTVMTARRAFMDDGDDDEETLTHRRRPPPKLLPMTDESIKEHESKINGNDMDIDEIDPLDAYMSEMREQVKSAETTAAPLPASVADEQEEAMDSINESAADEGGLEDYNPDDPQAFMRMIENKKKKDVIQVDHSKINYEPFRKNFYVEPQELADMTPADVDMLRLELDGIKTAGVDVPKPGVKWEHFGLPQSTMQVIRSLGYDKPTSIQAQAIPAIMSGRDVIGVAKTGSGKTMAFLLPLFRHIKDQRPLANMEGPMSIIMTPTRELALQIFKECKPFLKALDLTGMCAYGGSPIKEQIAELKRGVEIIVCTPGRMIDLLAANSGRVTNLRRVTYLVLDEADRMFDMGFEPQVMKILRNIRPDRQTVLFSATFPRQMEALAKKTLDKPVEIIVGARSVVAPEITQIVEVRPDNEKFLRLLELLGEFYYENEDKDARALIFVDRQEAADDLLKGLIGRGYPCMSIHGGKDQVDRDSAISDFKRGVVSLLIATSVAARGLDVKQLKLVINYDAPNHMEDYVHRVGRTGRAGNTGTAVTFITPDQERSAMDIAKALRLSKTPVPDAVRELADKFQAKIKSGKQKFTNTGFGGRGLDKLDVIRDSKKNKERKVFGDEDDAGEKEDNDVDADTDTAEITASSTPKPKSGPLTSQDLLDSKVVITAGTEPSSSTLKNKIVAGQSADNLGPDSGKFHTTLEINDLPQKARWAVTSNSTTTRLVDLYGCSFTVKGEYYPPGQKPGDQGARKLYILIEGDSEDSVAKSHKALVALAKTAIEAEETEKRAAGGRYSI, encoded by the exons ATGTCAGACTATCGTGACAGGTATTCTCACCGAGAGAGCGACCGGTATGGTCGCCGAGATGATTATAGGCATGATCGTAGGAGAGAGTATGACCGTGAAAATGGTAGAGATCGTTACAGGGATAGATATAGTTCTAACCACGAGCGAGACAGAGACGGAGACAGAAAACGTGATAGACCATCTCACCACGAGATAGAGGGTAAAAGCGACCGTGAGTACCACGACCACCGCAGCCACGATGAGCGAGATACTAATTCGAGACTACGGACTAGTCCTGAAAGGAAAAATCGCAGTGTTAGTCCTGTGAAGCGCAGAGAAGTCGCCCCAACGCCGGAGACTAAGTCTCCAGTACCTGGATCTACTAACCCCGTCACATCCACTACAGAGCTGACTGAA aagaagcaagaAAAACTTCGAGCGCGTCAAGAAAAGCTACGACTTTGGCAACTCAAGAAAGAGtctgaagcagctgaaaagCGGAGAAGTGAGAGTCCTTCAGATGATATCAAGGGAAGTACTACACCAAATGAGAAAGGAACAGAGAATGGCAGTGTTCCGGGCAGTCGAAGAGAGAATAACCAAGTAAAGCAGGagaacaaaccaaaacaacTGCAGACATCTCAGACTGCATTCAAGACTACAGACAATACCAAGGCAAATCTTAAACTGGGATTTGGTCCAAATAATGGACCCAAGAAAGCTGCGATAAAGACTGTGATGACGGCACGAAGAGCATTCATGGATGATGGggacgacgatgaagagaCCTTGACCCATCGCCGACGACCTCCTCCAAAGCTTCTACCAATGACGGACGAGTCAATAAAGGAACACGAATCAAAAATTAACGGTAATGATATGGATATTGATGAAATAGATCCACTCGATGCATATATGTCTGAGATGAGAGAGCAAGTTAAATCAGCTGAAACTACAGCAGCTCCTCTTCCGGCGTCAGTTGCCGACGAGCAGGAAGAGGCGATGGACAGCATAAACGAATctgcagctgatgaaggCGGGCTAGAAGATTATAACCCAGACGATCCTCAGGCATTTATGAGGATGATTGAAaataagaagaaaaaagatgTGATCCAAGTCGATCATTCCAAGATAAATTACGAACCATTCAGAAAGAATTTTTATGTAGAGCCACAGGAGCTGGCCGACATGACGCCGGCCGATGTAGATATGCTTAGATTAGAGCTGGATGGAATCAAGACCGCTGGTGTAGATGTTCCAAAGCCAGGTGTTAAATGGGAGCATTTTGGACTTCCGCAGTCTACTATGCAGGTGATCCGAAGTCTTGGCTATGACAAGCCAACTTCCATTCAGGCACAAGCTATTCCTGCTATTATGTCTGGACGTGATGTTATTGGCGTAGCCAAGACAGGAAGTGGTAAAACAATGGCCTTTTTATTACCTTTATTTCGACACATTAAAGATCAACGACCCTTGGCCAATATGGAGGGACCAATGTCAATAATTATGACACCTACACGTGAGCTGGCCCTCCAAATTTTTAAAGAGTGTAAACCATTCCTTAAGGCTCTGGATTTGACAGGTATGTGCGCTTATGGAGGATCACCAATCAAAGAGCAGATAGCAGAATTAAAAAGAGGCGTGGAGATTATCGTTTGTACTCCAGGAAGAATGATTGATTTGTTAGCAGCCAACTCTGGTCGAGTGACCAATCTTCGACGAGTTACCTATTTGGTTctagatgaagctgataGAATGTTTGACATGGGTTTTGAACCTCAGGTGATGAAGATACTTCGAAACATTCGACCTGATAGACAAACAGTTTTATTTTCGGCGACTTTTCCTAGACAAATGGAAGCACTAGCAAAGAAGACACTTGATAAGCCGGTTGAAATCATTGTTGGAGCAAGGAGTGTGGTTGCACCTGAGATTACTCAGATTGTAGAAGTTAGGCCAGATAATGAAAAATTCTTGCGTCTACTGGAGCTTTTGGGAGAATTTTATTATGAGAATGAGGACAAGGATGCTAGAGCATTGATATTTGTTGACCGacaagaagctgctgacgATTTGCTTAAGGGTCTTATCGGTCGTGGATACCCCTGCATGTCTATTCATGGTGGTAAGGACCAAGTTGATAGAGATTCGGCAATTAGTGACTTCAAACGAGGTGTTGTCTCGTTATTAATTGCCACCTCAGTAGCGGCACGTGGACTAGATGTAAAACAGCTGAAATTGGTTATCAACTATGACGCTCCTAATCATATGGAGGACTACGTTCATAGGGTTGGACGAACGGGAAGAGCTGGAAATACTGGTACAGCGGTGACATTTATTACTCCTGACCAAGAGAGAAGTGCCATGGATATTGCCAAGGCGCTCAGACTCAGTAAaacaccagtaccagatgCTGTAAGGGAGTTGGCAGACAAGTTTCAGGCCAAAATTAAATCTGGTAAGCAAAAGTTCACCAACACCGGATTTGGGGGTAGAGGACTCGACAAGTTGGATGTCATACGTGACTCTAAGAAGAACAAAGAGCGTAAAGTATTCggtgatgaggatgatgcTGGCGAAAAGGAGGATAATGATGTTGATGCAGATACAGATACAGCTGAAATAACTGCCAGTAGTACTCCTAAGCCCAAGAGTGGTCCACTTACTAGTCAAGATTTGCTGGATTCTAAAGTAGTCATCACAGCTGGAACAGAACCCTCTTCAAGTACtctcaaaaacaaaattgtGGCTGGTCAATCGGCTGATAATCTGGGCCCAGATTCAGGAAAGTTCCATACCAcacttgaaatcaatgaTCTTCCTCAGAAAGCTCGATGGGCTGTCACGAGTAACTCGACTACAACCAGGCTCGTTGACCTGTATGGATGTTCCTTTACAGTTAAAGGAGAGTATTACCCACCGGGCCAAAAACCTGGTGACCAGGGAGCTCGCAAATTGTATATATTGATCGAAGGAGACAGCGAAGATTCAGTAGCTAAATCACACAAAGCATTGGTAGCATTGGCAAAAACAGCTATCGAAGCCGAAGAGACAGAAAAACgtgctgctggtggccGATATTCCATCTGA
- the TAF6 gene encoding Taf6p (Subunit (60 kDa) of TFIID and SAGA complexes; involved in transcription initiation of RNA polymerase II and in chromatin modification, similar to histone H4; relocalizes to the cytosol in response to hypoxia; GO_component: GO:0000124 - SAGA complex [Evidence IDA] [PMID 9674426]; GO_component: GO:0046695 - SLIK (SAGA-like) complex [Evidence IDA] [PMID 12446794]; GO_component: GO:0005829 - cytosol [Evidence IDA] [PMID 22932476]; GO_component: GO:0005634 - nucleus [Evidence IEA,IEA,IEA]; GO_component: GO:0005634 - nucleus [Evidence IDA] [PMID 22932476]; GO_component: GO:0005669 - transcription factor TFIID complex [Evidence IDA] [PMID 10788514]; GO_component: GO:0005669 - transcription factor TFIID complex [Evidence IDA] [PMID 15448131]; GO_function: GO:0001102 - RNA polymerase II activating transcription factor binding [Evidence IDA,IPI] [PMID 12501245]; GO_function: GO:0001075 - RNA polymerase II core promoter sequence-specific DNA binding transcription factor activity involved in preinitiation complex assembly [Evidence IC]; GO_function: GO:0003682 - chromatin binding [Evidence IDA] [PMID 10817999]; GO_function: GO:0032947 - protein complex scaffold [Evidence IMP] [PMID 9844639]; GO_function: GO:0046982 - protein heterodimerization activity [Evidence IEA]; GO_process: GO:0006352 - DNA-templated transcription, initiation [Evidence IEA]; GO_process: GO:0051123 - RNA polymerase II transcriptional preinitiation complex assembly [Evidence IMP] [PMID 12840001]; GO_process: GO:0016568 - chromatin modification [Evidence IDA] [PMID 9674426]; GO_process: GO:0016573 - histone acetylation [Evidence IDA] [PMID 9674426]; GO_process: GO:0051090 - regulation of sequence-specific DNA binding transcription factor activity [Evidence IEA]; GO_process: GO:0006355 - regulation of transcription, DNA-templated [Evidence IEA]; GO_process: GO:0006366 - transcription from RNA polymerase II promoter [Evidence IDA] [PMID 12138208]; GO_process: GO:0006366 - transcription from RNA polymerase II promoter [Evidence IDA] [PMID 15448131]; GO_process: GO:0006351 - transcription, DNA-templated [Evidence IEA]) — protein sequence MSAIKYSHTLWSPSDTVKDVAEILGIANLPDEVAKTLAMDIEYRIHEIVEQALKFMRHSKRTTLTTSDIGYALRVLNVEPLYGYEAQRPLSYREAMVGPGQTLYYIDEDEEVDFEKIINQPLPKVPREVSFTAHWLAIEGVQPAIPQNPHMSEIKAMPAQIRGSQTGHSLAAMASDVEVKPLVRHVISKELQLYFDRVIAAVLGTTSTGSASITSTTAANGPSPTDLRASALSSLRNDPGLHQLVPYFVQFVQEKVSQNLKTNLDVLSSMLDIVHSLLSNPTIFIEPYIHHLMPSVLTPLLAKQCGPKPITAESYQVRDYAASLLKLICDTYGDTYHTLKPRVTRTLLKGFMDTTRPACALYGSVVGLKALGAEIVRVVILGNIKAWYQGVFPRISKEEDRKTLLRGVIDALRSLKTEAPQIPDETTIDEPALIAKLGEELATKISQEADGKEIAYAVLYGDI from the coding sequence ATGTCAGCTATAAAATATTCACATACATTATGGTCGCCTTCGGACACGGTTAAAGATGTGGCTGAGATTCTTGGAATTGCCAATTTGCCTGACGAGGTGGCCAAGACATTGGCGATGGACATCGAATATAGAATCCATGAAATCGTCGAACAAGCTTTAAAATTTATGAGACATTCCAAAAGAACTACACTTACAACATCGGATATTGGTTATGCTTTAAGAGTACTCAATGTAGAGCCTCTTTATGGTTATGAAGCTCAACGACCACTGTCATATCGTGAAGCCATGGTGGGCCCCGGCCAAACCCTTTACtatattgatgaagatgaggaagtggattttgaaaaaatcatTAACCAGCCTCTTCCAAAAGTCCCACGAGAGGTCTCTTTCACAGCGCACTGGCTCGCGATTGAGGGTGTTCAGCCTGCTATTCCACAAAATCCACACATGTCAGAAATTAAGGCTATGCCAGCACAAATACGAGGTTCTCAGACTGGCCATTCTTTGGCCGCTATGGCCAGTGATGTCGAAGTCAAACCTTTGGTTCGTCATGTTATCTCAAAAGAATTACAATTGTACTTTGATCGTGTGATAGCGGCTGTGTTAGGAACGACCTCAACCGGGAGTGCGTCCATCACTtctacaacagcagcaaatggGCCATCACCTACGGATTTACGCGCCTCTGCACTTAGTAGTCTTCGTAATGATCCCGGACTACATCAGCTGGTTCCTTATTTTGTCCAATTTGTACAGGAAAAGGTATCTCAAAACCTCAAAACAAATCTCGATGTACTGTCGTCCATGCTGGACATTGTACATTCGCTTCTTTCGAATCCCactatatttattgaacCCTACATTCACCACCTAATGCCTTCTGTTTTAACACCACTTCTTGCAAAACAATGTGGACCTAAACCTATTACTGCTGAGAGCTACCAAGTTCGTGATTACGCGGCGTCACTACTAAAATTGATCTGTGATACTTATGGCGATACTTACCATACTCTCAAGCCACGAGTGACCCGCACACTGCTCAAGGGTTTCATGGACACTACTCGACCAGCATGTGCTCTTTATGGATCAGTAGTAGGACTCAAAGCTCTTGGTGCTGAGATTGTGCGCGTAGTGATCCTGGGAAATATTAAGGCATGGTATCAAGGTGTATTTCCTCGAATctccaaagaagaagatcgTAAAACTCTGCTTCGAGGTGTTATAGATGCTCTCCGCAGCCTGAAAACAGAAGCTCCTCAAATTCCAGACGAAACCACTATTGATGAACCTGCACTTATTGCTAAACTCGGAGAAGAACTGGCTACGAAAATTTCTCAAGAGGCGGATGGCAAAGAGATTGCTTATGCTGTACTGTACGGTGATATATAG